One region of Fragaria vesca subsp. vesca linkage group LG4, FraVesHawaii_1.0, whole genome shotgun sequence genomic DNA includes:
- the LOC101312340 gene encoding LOW QUALITY PROTEIN: probable LRR receptor-like serine/threonine-protein kinase At1g14390-like (The sequence of the model RefSeq protein was modified relative to this genomic sequence to represent the inferred complete CDS: deleted 1 base in 1 codon), with product MKNFWLCSSLLLVILSLFPPIATAQLTATERRILFQVQKLLEYPPALQGWSNWTNFCYLPPSSSLKIVCTNNRVTELTVVGNKSAPSHLPQRSIIISQPTTLSRSFSIDSFFTVVTKLSGLKVLTLVGLGLWGPLPAKINRFWYLEQLNISSNFISGSVPASLASMKNLRSINLADNMFNGSVPDLKGLALLEEINLGNNHIGPAFPSLGNSLVSLILRNNSVRSQIPKMLTGFDQLQQLDLSYNNFVGPIPSFLFSLPSLQYLNLAQNQLTGALSVNTTCSAKLQVVDVSQNLLIGVLPSCIGSKSSNRTVFDSWNCLSSGVSKYQHTYKYCHKEALAVKPPVKTQQEESKIKIGVVLGIIGGIVGIAGVIGLLIFVIIKKVGDRKKEDKFDTRPHLEKFTFQASHMPNSELRSFMKLILSAFLRACPPNDEAANPWPATVSCFHIEEIEDATNNFDASNLMVEGSQGQVYRGWVRDGAGVLVKCVKLKQKNMPQNLVQNVEALSKLRHKHLVSVLGHCTVTFQDPPNTVTTVFIVLENISNGSLRDHLTDWRKKDWLKWPQRMAVTIGIARGVQFLHTGVAPGVFGNNLKMENILLDESVSAKISNYNLPFQQIGSESPKPSAEAEKEDIYQLGVILLQVLTGKLVKSTSELNELKLELEKGLAEGQSRLRLAIDPSIQGSFAYQSLKTAVEITINCLCRDPSKRPSIDNVLWNLQYAVQVQEGWTSSGNLSAQM from the exons ATGAAGAATTTCTGGTTGTGTTCGAGTTTGCTGCTTGTGATTCTGTCTCTGTTTCCTCCGATCGCAACTGCTCAGTTAACAGCAACAGAGAGACGTATCCTATTCCAAGTTCAGAAGCTTCTAGAGTATCCTCCTGCTCTGCAAGGATGGTCGAACTGGACCAACTTCTGCTACCTTCCTCCTTCTTCATCTCTCAAAATCGTCTGCACCAACAATCGCGTAACAGAGTTAACGGTCGTCGGAAACAAGTCCGCCCCATCTCACCTCCCGCAAAGAAGTATCATCATTTCTCAGCCGACTACTCTGTCGAGAAGCTTCTCCATTGATTCCTTCTTCACCGTCGTCACGAAGCTCTCCGGCCTCAAAGTCCTCACCCTGGTTGGTTTAGGCCTGTGGGGACCGCTGCCGGCGAAGATCAACAGATTTTGGTACCTGGAGCAGCTCAATATTAGTTCGAATTTCATCTCCGGCTCTGTTCCTGCTTCACTTGCTTCAATGAAGAATCTGAGGAGCATCAACTTGGCAGATAATATGTTCAATGGGAGTGTCCCAGATCTTAAGGGTTTGGCACTTCTTGAAGAGATCAATTTGGGGAACAATCATATTGGACCTGCGTTTCCCTCATTGGGAAATAGCCTTGTAAGTCTCATACTTAGAAACAACTCTGTGAGATCTCAGATTCCCAAAATGTTGACCGGATTTGATCAGCTGCAGCAGCTGGACCTCTCCTATAATAACTTTGTTGGTCCAATTCCTTCTTTCTTGTTCTCCCTCCCTTCACTTCAGTACCTAAATTTGGCTCAGAACCAACTCACTGGGGCTCTTTCGGTGAACACAACTTGCAGTGCAAAGCTTCAAGTTGTGGATGTTTCACAGAACCTTTTGATAGGGGTACTGCCTTCCTGCATTGGATCAAAGTCGTCAAATCGGACGGTTTTTGATTCATGGAACTGTTTGTCTAGTGGAGTGTCAAAGTATCAGCATACCTACAAGTATTGTCACAAGGAGGCCTTGGCTGTTAAGCCTCCTGTTAAAACTCAACAGGAGGAGTCAAAAATAAAGATAGGAGTTGTGCTTGGTATCATTGGTGGCATTGTTGGTATTGCTGGAGTAATAGGGTTGCTGATTTTTGTCATCATCAAGAAAGTAGGAGATAGGAAGAAAGAAGATAAATTTGACACCAGACCTCATCTCGAAAAGTTTACGTTTCAAGCATCCCATATGCCAAACTCAGAA CTTAGAAGCTTTATGAAGCTGATTTTATCTGCATTTTTAAGGGCATGTCCCCCAAATGATGAGGCTGCCAACCCTTGGCCTGCCACCGTATCGTGTTTTCACATT GAAGAAATCGAGGATGCAACGAACAATTTTGATGCTTCAAACCTAATGGTTGAAGGATCTCAAGGACAG GTCTACAGAGGCTGGGTTAGAGATGGTGCAGGGGTACTAGTGAAATGTGTGAAACTAAAGCAGAAGAATATGCCCCAAAACTTGGTGCAGAATGTGGAAGCCTTGTCAAAGCTAAGGCATAAGCATTTGGTCAGTGTTCTTGGACACTGTACTGTCACTTTTCAGGACCCTCCTAATACAGTTACCACTGTATTCATTGTTCTTGAAAACATCTCAAATGGGTCATTGAGAGACCATCTCACTG ATTGGAGAAAGAAAGACTGGCTGAAATGGCCACAGAGAATGGCTGTAACTATTGGTATTGCAAGGGGAGTTCAGTTCTTGCACACCGGGGTAGCACCCGGCGTCTTTGGAAATAATTTGAAGATGGAAAACATATTGTTGGATGAGAGTGTTTCTGCAAAGATCAGCAACTATAACCTTCCATTTCAG CAGATTGGTTCAGAGAGTCCTAAACCCAGTGCTGAAGCAGAGAAGGAAGATATTTACCAGCTGGGTGTCATTCTGCTCCAAGTTCTTACTGGCAAGTTGGTCAAATCAACAAGTGAACTGAATGAGCTCAAGCTTGAG CTCGAGAAAGGCTTAGCAGAAGGGCAATCGAGACTACGACTTGCAATAGATCCCTCTATCCAGGGTAGTTTTGCATACCAGTCGCTGAAGACCGCTGTCGAAATCACCATCAATTGTCTGTGCAGAGACCCAAGCAAGCGTCCTTCAATAGATAATGTTCTCTGGAATTTGCAGTACGCAGTTCAGGTCCAAGAGGGATGGACCAGCAGCGGCAACCTTAGTGCACAAATGTAG
- the LOC101312049 gene encoding protein IQ-DOMAIN 31-like, translating into MGKTPGKWIKNLLLGKKSSKGREKSASKGESVFSSKLSVPEFTVSAPVISLPLVATVVSNGVDSEIRAAAEVPNDNITLSSGKDDGQTQAISSSGSQDLRKREEAATKAQSAYRGYVARRAYRTLKGIIRLQALIRGHLVRRQAVSTLLCVQGIVKFQALIRGQHVRHSDIGVEVHKIHQGDTCFGYSGETASSQVERLPKNAFAQKLLASLPTASPLRLQYGPEDPNSSGVWLDRWTRSCFWEPVLQLKKKPDPKSRGKYKKIQTVETEPAKPKRTVRRLSNENGPNRVTSDSEKPKRIMRKVSSHPVNSVQEHQQNGVEKHKSNVRKVSDPKEVSNSKKVSDPKKKVSDPKEEVSGSKKKVSDSKEEVSDRSEVDKEIPKHSTEIVIAPALDDAEQRTSESSPKMQHVEVSVSKHSDPECMELTPTNETLQKLDDHSSGDMQSMENNGKNEEIQPLNEVLTSADNFISNEEQKHSQRRASLPVKFDHRENGLQTTPRVPSYMAPTESARVPSYMAPTESARARLKGQGSPRFARDVVEKNLLTRRHSLSSSTNTKLSLLSPRAQKLVQGKGVIRTDRSLSSSRDGFDKGIQPEWRR; encoded by the exons ATGGGGAAAACGCCGGGGAAATGGATCAAGAATTTGCTTCTTGGGAAGAAATCGTCCAAAGGAAGAGAG AAATCTGCAAGTAAAGGGGAGTCGGTGTTCTCTTCAAAGCTGTCTGTGCCGGAGTTCACTGTCAGTGCACCTGTGATATCACTACCATTGGTTGCGACGGTTGTTAGTAACGGAGTGGACTCAGAAATCAGAGCAGCTGCAGAAGTACCGAATGATAACATTACACTTTCGTCGGGAAAGGATGATGGACAGACACAGGCTATCTCTAGTTCGGGGTCTCAGGATCTTCGGAAGCGAGAGGAAGCGGCCACAAAGGCGCAGAGTGCTTATAGAGGATATGTG GCTCGCCGTGCATATCGAACCCTGAAGGGCATCATAAGGCTGCAAGCACTTATTCGTGGTCATTTGGTCAGAAGACAAGCTGTATCCACATTGTTATGTGTCCAGGGGATTGTGAAGTTTCAAGCACTGATTCGTGGTCAGCATGTTAGACATTCGGATATTGGAGTTGAAGTGCATAAAATACATCAG GGTGATACATGTTTCGGTTACTCTGGTGAAACTGCATCGTCCCAAGTGGAGAGGCTTCCAAAAAATGCTTTTGCTCAGAAG CTTCTGGCATCATTGCCTACTGCTAGTCCTCTACGTCTCCAGTATGGTCCAGAGGATCCGAACTCGTCCGGGGTGTGGCTTGACCGGTGGACCAGATCATGCTTTTGGGAACCTGTTTTACAACTAAAGAAAAAACCTGATCCGAAATCTCGTGGCAAATACAAGAAGATTCAAACAGTAGAAACTGAACCAGCTAAGCCAAAAAGAACTGTCCGCAGACTATCCAATGAAAATGGGCCAAATCGTGTCACTTCAGATTCTGAAAAGCCTAAACGAATTATGAGGAAAGTTTCAAGTCATCCAGTGAACTCAGTTCAGGAACATCAACAGAATGGAGTTGAGAAGCACAAAAGTAATGTTAGAAAAGTATCTGATCCCAAGGAGGTTTCTAATTCCAAGAAGGTTTCTGATCCCAAGAAGAAGGTTTCTGATCCCAAGGAGGAGGTTTCTGGTTCCAAGAAGAAGGTTTCTGATTCCAAGGAGGAGGTTTCTGATCGGTCAGAGGTTGATAAGGAGATACCGAAGCACAGTACAGAGATAGTTATAGCCCCTGCTCTTGATGATGCAGAGCAGCGCACTAGCGAGAGTTCTCCAAAGATGCAACATGTGGAAGTTTCTGTCTCCAAACACTCTGATCCAGAATGTATGGAGTTGACACCAACAAATGAGACATTGCAAAAGTTAGATGACCATTCTTCTGGTGACATGCAATCCATGGAGAACAATGGCAAAAATGAAGAAATTCAACCACTAAATGAGGTTCTAACCTCTGCAGACAACTTTATTAGCAATGAGGAACAAAAACACAGCCAGAGAAGGGCTTCCTTACCTGTGAAGTTTGATCATCGGGAGAATGGGCTTCAGACCACACCAAGAGTTCCAAGTTACATGGCACCAACTGAATCTGCCAGAGTTCCAAGTTACATGGCACCAACTGAATCTGCCAGAGCTAGGCTGAAAGGACAGGGCTCCCCCAGGTTTGCACGAGACGTGGTTGAGAAGAATCTTTTAACCAGACGGCATTCTCTGTCTTCTTCCACCAACACCAAGTTAAGTTTACTTTCTCCTCGAGCACAAAAATTGGTTCAAGGCAAAGGAGTGATCAGGACCGACAGATCTTTATCATCTTCAAGGGATGGTTTTG ATAAGGGGATCCAACCTGAGTGGAGGAGGTGA
- the LOC101308572 gene encoding polyvinylalcohol dehydrogenase-like, whose protein sequence is MEITILLAANMISIRNRKCHSTVHMLVLCLCLFTLLDTTFAFWLNHGGDNSNRRYANGEVLINPRTVLNMRQKWSFFAGKDITATPAVADGRIYFPSWNGFLYAVNAFTGALIWKQNLSQLTGLNGTGIVVNVTVSRATPTIAGNLLIVGIYGPAVVIAVDRSNGRLVWSTQLDSRPRTMITMSGTVLLGSFYVGVSSLEEGLPASQCCSFRGSVAKLDLRTGAVIWRTYMLPDNSGRLNGYSGAAVWGSSPSIDVLRRHVYVATGNLYTAPPEVIQCQEEQNNQTGKPTQPDQCTGPDIHFNSILALDLVTGRIVWSRQLGGYDIFYFACLIPNNPDCPPGPNDDADFGEAPMLLTIHPNGTSRDVVVAVQKSGFAWALDRDNGNITWFKLAGPGSNEGGGIWGAATDGRRVYTNIANGQRQRFTLAPSNLTTTAGVWVALDVDTGKILWTTANPSNDTTQGPVSVANGVVFAGSMASNGPIYAMDATTGKILWSTNTGSSVYGGVSASYGCIYLGTGYTVGLAKFHPTWTGGTSLFAFCVV, encoded by the exons ATGGAGATAACAATTTTACTGGCAGCCAACATGATTTCCATTAGAAATCGGAAATGTCATAGCACCGTACACATGCTAGTCCTGTGCTTATGTTTATTTACACTTCTTGATACAACGTTTGCATTT TGGCTTAATCACGGAGGTGACAATAGTAACAGAAGGTATGCTAATGGGGAAGTGCTCATCAACCCAAGGACGGTGTTAAACATGCGACAGAAGTGGTCATTTTTCGCCGGTAAAGACATAACCGCAACCCCTGCAGTGGCTGATGGAAGGATCTACTTCCCATCATGGAATGGATTTCTGTACGCCGTGAATGCATTTACCGGCGCTTTGATATGGAAGCAGAACCTCAGTCAGTTAACTGGACTAAACGGCACAGGAATCGTAGTGAATGTGACAGTATCCAGAGCAACCCCAACAATAGCTGGTAACCTTTTGATCGTTGGTATTTATGGACCTGCAGTTGTGATTGCTGTGGATCGTTCCAACGGGAGGCTTGTCTGGTCTACTCAACTAGACTCACGCCCCCGAACTATGATCACTATGTCTGGCACCGTACTCCTAGG GTCATTTTATGTAGGGGTGTCATCTCTGGAAGAAGGCTTACCAGCTTCTCAATGTTGCAGTTTCCGCGGCAGTGTAGCAAAGCTAGATCTTAGAACTGGTGCAGTCATATGGAGGACTTATATGCTACCGGACAACAGCGGTAGATTGAACGGTTACTCAGGAGCCGCAGTATGGGGAAGCAGCCCCTCCATTGATGTGTTGCGGAGACATGTCTATGTAGCAACTGGGAACCTCTACACAGCTCCACCTGAGGTGATTCAATGTCAAGAGGAGCAGAACAACCAGACAGGAAAGCCTACACAGCCTGACCAGTGCACCGGTCCAGATATCCACTTCAATTCAATTCTTGCATTGGATCTTGTTACCGGGAGGATTGTATGGTCTAGGCAGCTAGGTGGTTACGACATTTTCTACTTTGCTTGTTTGATACCGAACAACCCCGACTGCCCACCAGGACCTAATGATGATGCCGACTTTGGAGAGGCACCAATGCTGCTTACCATACACCCGAATGGAACAAGCCGTGACGTCGTGGTGGCTGTGCAGAAGAGCGGCTTTGCTTGGGCTCTAGACCGTGACAATGGAAACATTACTTGGTTCAAG TTGGCTGGACCAGGTAGCAATGAAGGAGGAGGGATATGGGGTGCAGCCACAGATGGGAGAAGGGTGTACACAAACATCGCCAATGGCCAACGACAGAGGTTCACTCTAGCACCATCAAACCTAACAACAACAGCCGGGGTATGGGTGGCTCTGGATGTTGATACCGGGAAGATTCTGTGGACAACAGCAAACCCAAGCAACGACACTACCCAGGGACCTGTTAGTGTTGCTAATGGTGTTGTTTTTGCTGGGTCTATGGCTTCCAATGGTCCCATATATGCCATGGATGCGACCACCGGAAAGATTTTGTGGTCAACTAATACCGGTTCTTCGGTGTACGGGGGTGTTTCAGCAAGCTATGGGTGCATTTACCTTGGAACTGGGTACACAGTTGGCCTGGCTAAGTTTCACCCGACTTGGACAGGTGGTACTTCATTGTTTGCTTTCTGCGTTGTATGA